The following proteins are encoded in a genomic region of Magnolia sinica isolate HGM2019 chromosome 1, MsV1, whole genome shotgun sequence:
- the LOC131240159 gene encoding uncharacterized protein LOC131240159, with protein MTKSGGRQIPAILSSKSLTRSPDSDLPDRRNDRKPQRRRTRNPPGIRLKKDSGFSAGKRTSPATPFLRWKFDDGDVSVAGGKTASESGKKSRRKEKNAGEVFVSARKLAAALWHLQLPEGSTGGDSGRVVSKRADDRLGLEPVLGHLGVSDICNPNIAEYDQAVKEPSPGPLSVPHPKNGILYKLEPSAKFHNSAMERATKWDPGCSKTSDDVYRFYGHLKFLEDQQITTVSVISTLQTELEQSRTRIHELETERRSSKKKLDHFLRKLAEERATWRSREHEKIRAIIDDVKDDLNRERKNRQRMEIVNSKLVTELNEAKLSAKRFLQDYEKERKARELMEEVCDELAKEIGDDKAEVEALKRESMKIREEVEEERKMLQMAEVWREERVQMKLIDAKLMLEEKHSQLSKLIMDLEAFLKSRSTTADSVELREAELLRDAASLVKVQDIKEFSYQPPTSEDIFSVFEELQSGEANERDIEPCYGYSPASHASKIHTVSPEIDGPIENPMQRYTNMHADGNGDVEEDGSGWETVTHDEEQGSSNSPEGSDPSVNGLREESNMSESGTEWEENADNDMLNTEISEVYAASVTQSRKKASSISRLWRSYPNNGDNCKTVSANMTNGRLSNGRISNGTATPDGGSAGGLSPPSLGQWSSPDSGNPHITRGMKGCIEWPRGIQKNSLKAKLLEARLESQKIQLRQVLKQKI; from the exons ATGACGAAATCGGGCGGACGTCAGATTCCAGCAATCCTCTCCTCTAAAAGCCTTACGCGATCCCCCGACTCCGATCTCCCTGATCGGAGAAATGACCGGAAACCCCAACGTCGGAGAACCAGAAACCCTCCCGGAATCCGGCTGAAAAAGGACAGTGGATTTTCGGCTGGGAAACGCACCAGTCCGGCGACTCCTTTCCTGCGGTGGAAGTTCGATGATGGAGATGTTTCCGTTGCTGGTGGTAAGACAGCGTCGGAGTCCGGGAAGAAATCTCGCCGGAAAGAGAAGAATGCTGGAGAGGTTTTCGTCTCTGCGAGGAAGCTCGCTGCAGCTCTCTGGCATTTGCAGCTTCCGGAAGGTTCCACTGGAGGCGACAGTGGTCGAGTGGTGTCGAAGAGGGCAGACGATCGGTTAGGGTTGGAG CCTGTTCTCGGGCACTTAGGGGTTTCAGATATCTGCAACCCGAATATCGCAGAATATGATCAAGCAGTGAAGGAACCGTCACCGGGTCCTCTTTCTGTCCCTCATCCAAAGAATGGTATTTTATATAAG CTTGAGCCTTCTGCAAAGTTCCATAATTCTGCAATGGAGAGAGCGACAAAATGGGACCCTGGATGTTCAAAAACATCAGACGACGTCTACCGGTTTTATGGACATTTGAAGTTTCTTGAAGATCAACAGATCACCACTGTTTCGGTCATATCCACTCTCCAGACTGAACTTGAGCAGTCCCGAACCCGCATTCACGAGCTTGAGACCGAGCGGCGATCCTCCAAAAAGAAGCTTGATCACTTCTTGAGGAAGCTAGCAGAGGAAAGAGCTACATGGCGGAGCAGAGAACATGAGAAAATACGTGCGATAATTGATGATGTCAAAGATGACTTGAACAGAGAGAGGAAAAATCGTCAACGCATGGAAATTGTCAACTCCAAACTGGTCACTGAGCTCAATGAGGCCAAGTTATCTGCGAAGCGCTTTTTGCAAGACTATGAGAAAGAGCGGAAGGCCAGAGAGCTCATGGAGGAGGTCTGTGATGAGCTGGCGAAGGAAATTGGAGATGATAAAGCTGAAGTTGAAGCACTGAAGCGGGAATCCATGAAAATCCGTGAGGAAgtggaagaagagaggaagatgctGCAGATGGCTGAGGTATGGCGTGAAGAAAGGGTTCAGATGAAGTTGATTGATGCAAAACTGATGCTTGAAGAAAAGCATTCCCAGTTGAGTAAACTAATAATGGATCTAGAGGCTTTTCTAAAATCGAGAAGTACTACTGCCGACTCGGTGGAATTGAGGGAAGCAGAGTTGCTACGGGATGCGGCTAGCTTGGTTAAGGTTCAAGACATCAAGGAGTTCTCCTATCAGCCTCCGACTTCAGAGGACATCTTCTCAGTTTTCGAAGAACTCCAGTCCGGTGAGGCTAATGAAAGAGACATTGAGCCGTGCTATGGCTACAGTCCTGCTAGTCATGCCTCGAAAATTCACACTGTGAGTCCTGAGATTGATGGGCCTATTGAGAACCCCATGCAGAGATATACGAACATGCATGCAGATGGAAATGGAGATGTGGAAGAAGATGGTAGTGGCTGGGAAACCGTAACCCATGATGAGGAACAGGGCTCTAGTAATTCACCCGAAGGGAGCGACCCATCTGTTAATGGGCTCCGTGAAGAGAGTAATATGTCGGAGAGTGGAACGGAGTGGGAGGAAAATGCAGATAATGACATGCTAAATACTGAAATCAGCGAAGTTTATGCTGCATCAGTGACTCAATCAAGGAAGAAGGCATCATCCATATCTAGGCTTTGGAGATCATACCCAAACAATGGCGATAATTGCAAGACAGTCTCAGCTAATATGACGAATGGAAGGCTTTCAAACGGAAGGATTTCCAATGGGACGGCGACTCCAGACGGGGGGTCCGCTGGGGGGCTCAGCCCCCCAAGTTTGGGGCAGTGGAGCTCGCCTGATTCAGGGAATCCTCACATAACCCGAGGTATGAAAGGGTGCATCGAGTGGCCACGTGGAATCCAGAAGAACAGTTTGAAGGCAAAGCTTTTGGAAGCAAGGTTGGAAAGCCAGAAGATTCAGTTGCGCCAAGTTCTTAAACAGAAGATTTAG